A genome region from Bacteroides stercoris ATCC 43183 includes the following:
- a CDS encoding metallophosphoesterase, with amino-acid sequence MKKIFFLLFVALLGNWASAQITDYSVFDKKFNFYVANDLGRNGYYDQKPIAELMGVMAENGTDPEFVLATGDVHHFEGVRSVNDPLWMTNYELIYSHPELMIDWFPLLGNHEYRGNTQAVLDYSNISRRWTMPARYYTKVFEDKGMTIRVVWVDTAPMIDKYRNEKETYPDACQQDYKQQLAWIDSVLTAAKEDWVIVAGHHPIYAETPKDGSERRDMQSRLDPILRRHNVDMYICGHIHNFQHVRVPGSNIDYITNTSGSLSRKVNPIEGTVFCSPEPGFSIVSADKKTLELRMIDKQGNVLHTVTRSK; translated from the coding sequence ATGAAGAAAATATTCTTTTTACTATTCGTCGCCCTGCTGGGCAACTGGGCAAGTGCCCAAATTACCGATTATTCCGTATTCGACAAAAAGTTCAACTTCTATGTAGCCAATGACCTGGGACGCAACGGCTATTATGACCAGAAGCCCATTGCCGAACTGATGGGAGTAATGGCGGAAAACGGCACAGATCCGGAGTTTGTACTCGCTACGGGTGATGTGCACCACTTTGAAGGCGTACGTTCCGTCAACGACCCGTTGTGGATGACTAATTACGAACTGATTTACAGCCATCCCGAACTGATGATAGACTGGTTTCCTTTGCTGGGTAATCATGAATACCGCGGCAACACGCAAGCCGTACTGGATTATTCGAATATCAGCCGCCGCTGGACAATGCCCGCACGTTACTATACCAAAGTTTTTGAAGACAAAGGCATGACTATCCGGGTAGTTTGGGTAGATACCGCTCCGATGATAGACAAATACCGTAATGAGAAAGAGACTTATCCCGATGCTTGCCAACAAGATTACAAACAACAACTCGCATGGATTGATTCTGTCCTGACCGCCGCTAAAGAAGACTGGGTAATCGTGGCCGGACACCACCCCATTTATGCCGAAACACCGAAAGACGGAAGCGAACGCCGGGATATGCAGTCGCGGCTCGACCCTATACTCCGCAGGCACAACGTAGACATGTATATCTGCGGACATATCCATAACTTCCAGCATGTGCGCGTACCGGGCAGTAATATAGATTATATCACCAACACCTCAGGTTCGCTCAGCCGCAAAGTCAACCCTATTGAAGGTACCGTTTTTTGCAGTCCCGAACCGGGCTTTTCCATAGTATCTGCCGATAAAAAAACACTGGAACTGCGCATGATTGACAAACAAGGCAATGTACTGCACACTGTTACACGCAGCAAATAA
- a CDS encoding calcium/sodium antiporter: MNILLLIGGLLLILLGANGLTDGAASVAKRFRIPNIVIGLTIVAFGTSAPELTVSVSSALKGSADIAIGNVVGSNIFNTLMIVGCTALFAPIAVTRNTLQKEIPLCILSSIALLVCANDIFLNGDKANTLSITDGLLLLCFFAIFLSYTFAIASHSPEETAGSEETIRQLPLWKSVLYILGGLGALIAGGSFFVDGASGIARSLGVSESVIGLTLVAGGTSLPELATSIVAALKKNPEIAIGNVVGSNLFNVFFVLGCSASITPLHLTGITNLDLWVLAGSGILLWFFGLFFAKRTITRIEGSIMVLCYVAYTTFLIYNL, encoded by the coding sequence ATGAACATTCTATTACTTATAGGAGGACTTCTCCTCATCCTGTTAGGTGCAAACGGACTGACAGACGGAGCAGCATCCGTTGCCAAACGCTTCCGCATACCCAATATCGTTATCGGACTGACAATCGTTGCTTTCGGAACATCAGCTCCGGAGTTGACGGTCAGCGTATCTTCCGCCCTGAAAGGAAGCGCCGATATTGCCATCGGCAACGTGGTGGGCAGCAATATCTTCAACACACTGATGATTGTGGGCTGCACCGCACTGTTCGCCCCAATTGCCGTAACCCGGAACACATTACAAAAGGAAATACCTCTGTGCATCCTGTCTTCCATTGCTTTACTGGTTTGTGCCAACGACATATTCCTGAACGGAGACAAGGCTAATACTCTCAGTATCACAGACGGCTTGCTTTTGCTCTGCTTCTTCGCTATCTTCCTGAGTTATACTTTTGCCATCGCCTCACACAGTCCCGAAGAAACAGCCGGCAGTGAGGAAACTATCAGGCAACTGCCACTTTGGAAGTCTGTCCTCTACATTCTGGGCGGGCTTGGAGCACTTATTGCCGGCGGCAGTTTCTTTGTTGACGGTGCAAGCGGCATTGCACGCAGCCTGGGAGTAAGCGAATCTGTTATCGGACTGACGCTGGTGGCAGGCGGAACATCCCTGCCCGAACTTGCCACATCCATTGTAGCCGCCTTGAAGAAAAATCCGGAAATAGCCATTGGCAACGTAGTAGGCAGCAATCTGTTCAACGTGTTCTTTGTACTGGGATGCAGTGCATCCATCACTCCGTTACACCTGACCGGAATCACTAATCTGGACTTGTGGGTACTGGCAGGTTCCGGAATCCTGCTTTGGTTCTTCGGGCTGTTCTTTGCCAAGCGTACCATCACCCGCATTGAGGGAAGCATCATGGTGCTTTGCTACGTTGCATATACGACATTCCTCATTTATAACCTGTAA
- a CDS encoding THUMP-like domain-containing protein — protein sequence MTLTEETLQFIREHRKDNVRNLALQAHKYPTVDVPAAIIQIVGRQIAEEKIPAWAAREGILYPTHLSMEQCSSEVTANYKVKIVSDTGYGSRKTFTDLTGGFGIDCAFLSACFQQSAYVERQETLCTIAAHNFSLLNLKQVMVCHEDSIRYLQMMEPVDWIFIDPARRDGHGGKTIAISECEPDVSALENLLLEKASHVLVKLSPMLDLTLALHDLKHVQAAHVVSVNNECKELLLVLERGKELVPEEIPIHCINLTASQKVQKLLFTRQQEKEHTCPYTPTLKTYLYEPNASILKAGAFRSVSSIYNVEKLHPNSHLYTSDEYIPDFPGRKFRITDSSSLNKKELKKLIGTEKKANLTVRNFPASVAELRKRLKLAEGGDMYLFATTLADEKKLLIACKQP from the coding sequence ATGACACTGACTGAAGAAACACTCCAATTTATCCGGGAGCATCGCAAAGACAACGTACGCAACCTTGCTTTACAAGCACACAAGTATCCGACAGTAGACGTACCTGCCGCTATCATCCAAATTGTGGGACGTCAAATTGCAGAAGAAAAAATACCCGCTTGGGCAGCACGGGAAGGTATTCTTTACCCGACACATCTTTCCATGGAACAATGCTCCTCGGAAGTAACGGCAAACTATAAGGTCAAAATAGTTTCAGACACGGGATACGGCAGCCGCAAAACCTTTACCGACCTCACCGGCGGTTTTGGCATCGACTGTGCCTTCCTATCTGCCTGCTTCCAACAGTCCGCCTATGTGGAGCGGCAGGAAACACTCTGTACAATAGCAGCTCATAACTTTTCGCTTTTAAACTTAAAACAGGTCATGGTCTGCCATGAAGACAGCATCCGTTATCTGCAAATGATGGAACCCGTAGATTGGATATTCATAGACCCCGCCCGGCGTGATGGACACGGAGGCAAAACAATAGCTATCAGCGAATGTGAGCCTGATGTTTCCGCTTTGGAAAATTTACTGCTTGAGAAAGCGTCACACGTTCTGGTTAAGTTATCTCCCATGCTGGACCTTACCCTTGCACTGCATGACTTGAAACATGTACAAGCCGCCCACGTCGTTTCCGTCAACAACGAATGCAAGGAACTTCTCCTTGTATTAGAGCGCGGGAAGGAATTAGTACCTGAAGAAATCCCTATCCACTGCATCAACCTCACTGCATCGCAGAAGGTTCAAAAGCTCCTGTTCACCCGCCAACAGGAGAAAGAACATACATGCCCGTATACTCCCACATTGAAAACATACTTGTACGAACCCAATGCATCCATCCTAAAAGCCGGAGCCTTCCGCAGCGTTTCATCTATATATAATGTAGAGAAACTGCACCCCAACAGTCATCTTTATACTTCCGACGAGTATATACCGGACTTTCCCGGACGCAAGTTCCGCATTACCGATAGCAGCAGTCTCAACAAGAAAGAACTTAAAAAGCTGATAGGAACGGAAAAGAAGGCCAACCTCACAGTACGTAATTTTCCTGCCAGCGTAGCCGAGTTGCGAAAACGCCTGAAGCTGGCGGAAGGTGGAGACATGTACCTGTTTGCAACGACTCTTGCCGATGAGAAAAAGCTGTTGATTGCCTGTAAACAGCCTTAA
- a CDS encoding chondroitinase family polysaccharide lyase, producing MYRFYLLYCLFLCFGNILFAQTTGFEKGVPQSFCTVQPNELSSSEEFYKEGKRSLAWQFSPRSVLTVKLDTPLHLDSISKEKRGITLWIYNEQARKDSLRFEFFSPTGHVSYRFGFRLNAQGWRACWIGFAHMKGDKQENTIAGYRIVAPDNNGRVFFDRLVFPVKEMNQRTTPDMQMPYNNSLTFRDLWHWCRVWQWEQLEYDLPLPATLTPTEKQELQTIEERLTKVLTADKVSQGKIDKAYATFQKAQIQRSGNGFTGAPLVVPDDKLNRKKGEISLNDLETMLSGFAYDAYYNQSKDAEHKYFLVWDYAMNQGFAFGSGMGTNHHYGYQIRKIYTTAWLMRDKIRQAPTCDNILSTLSFWAALQETRKACGKNRDELLDTWHTLLMPKIVSAMMTKDERERVRALKGLSRWVSTSLRYTPGTIGGIKVDGTTFHHGGFYPAYTTGALAMLGQFTNLTNKTSYQLTLSARKVLKSALIAMRNYCNKYEWGVGISGRHPFGGSMKDDDIDAFAYLALSGDFSDKGEPFDHQLAADYLRLCKRNTPEAAYFKQQGILPATAPQGFFVYNYGSAGIFRRNNWMVTLKGYNTDVWGAEIYTKDNRYGRYQSYGSVQIMGAPSRKASGYNENGWDWNRLPGTTTIHLPFELLNSPLPGTTMARSKEKFAGASSLKNQNGMFAMKLMERDLKNFTGDFVARKSVFCFDNRLICLGTDIKNSNSDYPTETTLFQHVFRPGKDFIRITGEKEQQIGLQQELPASDTQPVCLEDGCGNLYFVKDGKVKVQITEQESRHEKLRTPTTGTFASAWIAHGTAPKDGSYEYMVWIQPSGKELKTHVPAATYKVIQRDRKMHAVNDILTGTMAYAVFEDTKPAADNVFSFLPAETMVMYQKENNALVMSVCTPNLNIAEKTFTTKEPSRIIIKELELKGKWHVSAYDKRVKTTYRTGTTQLSVECQHGQPVEFTLIQ from the coding sequence ATGTACCGATTCTATTTGTTATATTGTCTGTTTTTATGCTTTGGCAACATACTCTTTGCACAGACAACCGGATTTGAAAAAGGAGTGCCACAATCCTTCTGCACAGTACAACCAAACGAACTCTCTTCCTCAGAAGAGTTCTACAAAGAAGGGAAAAGAAGCCTTGCATGGCAATTCTCTCCCCGTTCCGTGCTCACCGTCAAACTAGATACTCCCCTACATCTGGACTCCATATCAAAAGAAAAGCGCGGGATTACACTATGGATTTACAACGAACAAGCCAGAAAAGATTCGCTGCGCTTTGAATTCTTCTCTCCAACGGGTCATGTATCTTATAGGTTCGGTTTCCGGCTAAACGCTCAGGGTTGGCGTGCCTGTTGGATAGGCTTTGCCCACATGAAAGGAGATAAGCAAGAGAATACAATCGCCGGTTACCGTATTGTTGCTCCGGACAACAACGGACGCGTATTCTTCGACCGTCTCGTTTTCCCCGTAAAAGAAATGAATCAACGCACTACTCCCGACATGCAGATGCCCTACAATAATTCACTTACATTTAGAGACTTATGGCATTGGTGTCGTGTATGGCAATGGGAACAGTTGGAATATGACCTGCCTCTTCCTGCTACGCTGACTCCGACAGAGAAACAGGAATTACAAACCATAGAAGAACGGCTGACAAAAGTCCTGACAGCGGATAAAGTTTCACAAGGCAAAATCGACAAAGCCTATGCTACATTCCAAAAAGCACAGATACAACGCTCCGGAAACGGCTTTACAGGAGCTCCTCTTGTAGTTCCCGATGACAAGTTGAACCGCAAAAAGGGAGAAATATCCCTCAACGATCTGGAAACAATGCTCTCCGGATTTGCCTATGATGCCTATTACAATCAATCCAAAGATGCAGAACACAAATATTTTTTAGTCTGGGACTATGCCATGAACCAAGGATTTGCTTTCGGAAGCGGCATGGGAACCAATCACCATTACGGCTATCAGATAAGAAAAATATACACCACAGCCTGGCTGATGCGCGACAAAATACGGCAAGCTCCCACATGCGATAATATCCTTTCAACACTATCGTTCTGGGCAGCCTTACAGGAAACCCGTAAGGCATGCGGCAAAAACCGCGACGAGTTACTGGATACATGGCATACATTGCTGATGCCTAAAATTGTTTCAGCCATGATGACAAAGGATGAGAGAGAAAGGGTTCGCGCACTGAAAGGACTTTCACGTTGGGTATCCACATCGTTGAGATATACTCCCGGTACGATTGGAGGTATTAAAGTAGACGGTACCACTTTTCACCATGGCGGCTTTTATCCGGCCTATACCACGGGAGCACTTGCTATGCTGGGACAATTCACCAATCTGACTAACAAGACTTCTTATCAATTGACCTTATCTGCCAGAAAGGTACTGAAATCCGCTCTTATCGCCATGCGCAACTATTGCAACAAATACGAATGGGGCGTAGGTATCAGTGGCAGACATCCTTTCGGCGGTTCCATGAAAGATGACGACATAGACGCTTTTGCCTACCTTGCCCTATCCGGAGACTTCTCGGATAAAGGAGAACCGTTTGATCATCAACTGGCCGCAGACTATTTGCGCCTTTGCAAACGTAATACCCCTGAAGCCGCTTACTTCAAACAACAAGGGATACTTCCGGCAACAGCGCCGCAAGGCTTTTTTGTATACAATTACGGTTCTGCCGGCATTTTCCGCCGCAATAACTGGATGGTTACGCTCAAAGGATATAACACAGATGTATGGGGAGCGGAAATTTACACAAAAGACAACCGGTACGGTCGGTATCAAAGTTACGGTTCGGTACAAATAATGGGGGCTCCTTCCCGCAAAGCCAGCGGTTACAATGAAAATGGCTGGGATTGGAATCGACTGCCCGGCACCACCACCATACACCTGCCCTTCGAACTGTTGAACAGTCCTCTGCCTGGTACTACCATGGCACGCTCCAAGGAAAAATTCGCCGGTGCAAGTTCTCTGAAAAACCAAAACGGAATGTTTGCCATGAAATTAATGGAACGAGACCTTAAAAACTTTACCGGCGATTTCGTAGCACGAAAGTCGGTATTTTGTTTCGATAACCGCTTAATCTGCCTTGGCACAGACATCAAAAACAGCAACAGCGACTATCCTACGGAAACAACACTTTTCCAACACGTCTTCCGACCGGGAAAAGATTTCATCAGGATTACCGGAGAAAAAGAACAGCAAATAGGGCTGCAACAGGAACTACCTGCCTCGGATACACAACCGGTCTGCCTTGAAGACGGCTGCGGTAACCTGTATTTTGTGAAAGACGGAAAGGTAAAGGTACAAATCACAGAACAGGAATCGCGCCACGAAAAGTTACGCACCCCCACTACCGGAACATTTGCGTCGGCATGGATAGCTCACGGAACAGCTCCCAAAGATGGAAGCTACGAATACATGGTATGGATACAGCCTTCTGGAAAAGAACTGAAGACCCATGTGCCGGCAGCCACCTACAAAGTGATACAACGCGACCGCAAGATGCATGCCGTAAACGATATTCTGACAGGCACCATGGCATACGCTGTCTTTGAAGATACCAAACCGGCTGCCGATAATGTTTTCTCTTTCTTGCCCGCAGAAACAATGGTGATGTATCAAAAAGAGAATAATGCCTTGGTAATGAGTGTGTGTACTCCCAACCTCAACATTGCGGAAAAGACATTCACAACCAAAGAACCCAGCCGTATCATAATAAAAGAGTTGGAACTGAAAGGTAAATGGCATGTGTCTGCTTACGACAAAAGAGTGAAAACGACATACCGGACCGGCACAACCCAACTGAGTGTGGAATGCCAGCATGGGCAACCTGTAGAGTTTACCCTGATTCAATAA
- a CDS encoding TonB-dependent receptor, with protein MKQIVRAFLFLLLFAAASNTTMADEKANIVKQGTVRGRIIDVTKQTLPGASIYIEKLHTGVTSDVNGFYTFPNLDPGTYTVKVSYVGYSPVELKITIPAGRTLEKDVVLNEGVELQEVVVGGAFQGQRRAINAQKSNLGITNVVSADQVGKFPDSNIGDALKRISGINVQYDQGEARFGQVRGTSADLSSVTVNGNRVPSAEGDTRNVQLDLIPADMIQTIEVNKVVTPDMDADAIGGSINLVTKNSPYKRSIAATAGTGYNWISEKAQLNLGFTYGDRFFNNKLGLMVSASYQNAPSGSYDTEFTWEQDKDGKAYVNDYQMRQYYVTRERQSYSAALDWDISTNHKLTFKGIFNNRNDWENRYRTNLKDLEPDGSATVRIQTKAGTPDNRNARLERQRTMDFSLGGEHLFGLLSMDWHASYAKASEERPNERYIDFQLKKQKFDIDLSNERQPFASPKDGSTMTLNDEFSLKELTEQQEDIKEQDLKFSANFKLPFKNGNKLKFGAKVVRKTKDKTVDFYEYSPLDEDAFMENSLKNTVDQSNKHFMPNSKYQTGIYASKEYTGALDLNNPALFEKEQVQEELAGNFEARETVSSGYVRFDSKITDRIELMSGLRIENTNLAYTGRTYDADEDITGKTERQRNSYINFLPSLLVKWNVNDDFKVRGSFTQTLSRPKYSALVPSVNIKRSDNEITIGNPELKPTTSYNFDLSADYYFRSIGLVSAGIFYKKIDDFIVDQVSTNYEYQGNVYTRFTQPKNAGNANLLGVELSYQRDFGFIAPALKCIGFYGTYTYTHSRVEDFNFEGRENEEGLSMPGSPAHTANASLYFEKAGLNIRVSYNFASDFIDEMGESTFYDRYYDKVNYMDANASYTFGKKIKTTFYAEANNLLNQPLRYYQGTKDRTMQAEYYGVKVNAGVKINF; from the coding sequence ATGAAACAAATTGTAAGAGCATTCTTATTCCTTCTACTATTCGCAGCGGCCAGCAACACGACAATGGCCGACGAAAAAGCAAATATCGTTAAGCAAGGTACGGTACGCGGCCGTATCATCGACGTAACCAAGCAAACTCTCCCGGGTGCTTCAATCTACATCGAGAAACTACACACAGGCGTGACGAGCGACGTCAACGGCTTCTACACTTTCCCCAACCTCGACCCGGGAACCTATACAGTGAAGGTGAGCTATGTAGGCTACTCACCCGTAGAACTGAAAATTACAATTCCCGCCGGACGCACTTTAGAGAAAGATGTGGTACTGAACGAAGGAGTCGAACTTCAGGAAGTAGTTGTAGGCGGCGCATTTCAGGGACAGCGCCGCGCCATCAACGCCCAAAAGAGCAACTTGGGAATTACCAATGTAGTATCTGCCGACCAGGTAGGCAAATTCCCCGACTCCAACATCGGCGATGCCTTAAAGCGTATCTCCGGTATCAACGTGCAGTACGACCAGGGAGAAGCCCGCTTCGGACAAGTACGCGGAACAAGCGCCGACCTGAGCTCCGTAACTGTCAACGGCAACCGTGTACCCTCTGCCGAAGGTGATACCCGTAACGTACAGCTCGACCTGATTCCGGCCGACATGATTCAGACTATCGAAGTAAACAAGGTAGTAACCCCGGATATGGACGCCGATGCCATTGGCGGCTCTATCAATCTGGTAACGAAGAACTCACCCTATAAGCGCAGCATTGCTGCCACCGCAGGAACAGGCTACAACTGGATTAGCGAAAAAGCCCAGCTGAACCTGGGATTTACCTACGGCGACCGTTTCTTCAATAATAAATTAGGGTTGATGGTATCTGCCTCCTATCAAAATGCCCCCTCCGGTTCTTACGACACCGAGTTTACCTGGGAGCAGGATAAAGACGGCAAAGCATACGTCAACGACTATCAAATGCGCCAGTATTACGTAACCCGCGAACGTCAAAGCTACTCCGCCGCTTTGGACTGGGACATCAGCACCAACCACAAACTCACTTTCAAAGGTATCTTCAATAACCGCAACGACTGGGAAAACCGTTACCGCACTAACCTGAAAGACCTTGAACCGGACGGCAGCGCCACCGTACGCATACAAACCAAAGCCGGAACGCCCGACAACCGTAATGCCCGTCTGGAACGCCAGCGCACGATGGATTTTTCACTTGGCGGTGAACATCTCTTCGGACTTCTTTCCATGGACTGGCATGCAAGTTATGCCAAAGCCAGCGAAGAGCGTCCCAACGAGCGCTACATCGACTTCCAACTCAAGAAACAGAAATTCGATATAGACCTGAGCAACGAACGCCAGCCTTTTGCATCTCCCAAAGACGGTTCTACAATGACCTTGAATGACGAATTCAGCCTGAAAGAACTGACCGAGCAACAGGAAGACATCAAAGAGCAGGACTTGAAATTCTCCGCCAACTTCAAACTCCCGTTCAAGAATGGCAACAAACTGAAATTCGGCGCAAAGGTAGTTCGTAAAACCAAAGATAAAACTGTGGACTTCTACGAATATTCTCCGCTGGACGAAGATGCTTTTATGGAAAACAGCCTTAAAAATACTGTTGACCAATCCAACAAGCACTTTATGCCCAACAGCAAATACCAGACAGGAATCTATGCCAGCAAGGAATACACCGGAGCATTAGACCTTAACAACCCTGCATTGTTCGAGAAAGAACAAGTACAGGAAGAACTGGCAGGTAACTTTGAGGCACGCGAAACGGTCAGCTCCGGCTATGTCCGCTTTGACTCAAAAATCACAGACCGCATAGAGCTGATGTCCGGCTTGCGTATCGAGAACACCAATCTGGCTTATACCGGACGTACATACGATGCAGACGAAGACATCACCGGCAAGACCGAACGTCAGCGCAACAGCTACATCAATTTCCTGCCTTCGCTGCTGGTAAAGTGGAATGTAAACGATGACTTCAAGGTACGCGGTTCATTTACCCAAACACTGTCACGTCCCAAGTACTCGGCTCTTGTACCGAGCGTAAACATCAAGCGTTCCGACAACGAAATCACTATCGGTAATCCGGAATTGAAACCGACCACATCCTACAACTTCGACTTGAGCGCCGACTATTATTTCCGCAGCATCGGTCTGGTCAGTGCTGGTATCTTCTACAAGAAAATCGATGATTTCATCGTAGACCAAGTCAGCACCAACTACGAATATCAGGGTAATGTATATACTCGATTCACACAGCCCAAGAATGCGGGCAACGCCAACCTGCTCGGAGTAGAACTCTCTTACCAACGCGACTTCGGATTCATCGCCCCTGCCTTGAAGTGCATCGGCTTTTACGGAACTTACACCTATACGCACTCCCGCGTAGAAGACTTCAACTTCGAAGGGCGCGAAAACGAAGAAGGCCTCAGTATGCCGGGTTCACCGGCACACACCGCCAATGCTTCGCTCTATTTCGAGAAAGCCGGACTGAACATCCGCGTAAGCTATAATTTCGCTTCCGACTTTATCGATGAAATGGGTGAAAGCACTTTCTACGACCGTTACTACGACAAAGTGAACTACATGGACGCCAATGCAAGCTATACGTTCGGAAAGAAAATAAAGACTACATTCTATGCCGAAGCCAATAACCTGCTGAACCAGCCTCTCCGCTACTATCAGGGAACGAAAGACCGTACCATGCAAGCCGAATACTACGGTGTAAAGGTGAATGCCGGAGTGAAGATTAATTTTTAA
- a CDS encoding RagB/SusD family nutrient uptake outer membrane protein translates to MKTVYKLFHATVLTLCSAIMLSSCDSFLDTKPYDFTAPETFYSNESECTAALAGVYYTLVYEKVYGNNYSCMISNVDDLSYYQRQSGQLASQVYGNDHNPGNQHVWGTWETLYKGINNANVFLENVDKADMDESVKTRMKGEAKFLRAYFHFLLVQGWYEVPIRKTSFKDVNNSSIEATPHADALDWIIGEMEECVNLVDDQTYDKSPSYIKKNTVMGILARVYLWRAGYPANGGQPYYAKAAYWANEVKKSNKHKMNPDIYAIWKNMAADKYDTEYNESIWEAEFIGNRTADGIGNYTDGRIGNVIGNLQKCTKATGKGYAYGFYAATLILWDLFEENDKRRDLSIAPYWYDVNDNKKTWTNKQIVQRSCGKFRREWETSSMKEKSYTPENYPILRYGDVLLMLAEAENEAHQGPTDLAYECINEIRQRAGISKLEGLSYTDFQQAVRDERARELCFESLRKYDLVRWGIYVEAVHDKLGAATQDKRWATGNQFIGARDYAARTQEKHQFLPIPTKELDVNGKLEQNKYWQ, encoded by the coding sequence ATGAAAACAGTATATAAATTATTCCATGCAACAGTTTTAACATTATGCTCTGCCATAATGCTGAGCTCCTGCGACAGTTTTTTGGATACAAAGCCTTATGATTTCACCGCTCCGGAAACTTTTTATTCCAATGAAAGTGAATGCACGGCTGCTTTGGCCGGAGTCTATTATACTTTGGTCTACGAGAAGGTATACGGAAACAATTACTCATGCATGATATCCAACGTAGACGACCTGAGTTACTACCAGCGCCAAAGCGGACAATTGGCAAGTCAAGTCTATGGTAACGACCATAATCCGGGAAACCAACATGTATGGGGTACATGGGAGACTCTTTACAAAGGAATCAACAATGCCAACGTTTTTCTTGAGAATGTTGATAAAGCCGACATGGATGAAAGTGTGAAAACACGAATGAAAGGTGAAGCTAAATTTCTCCGTGCATATTTTCACTTCCTGTTAGTACAAGGTTGGTACGAAGTACCCATCCGCAAGACCTCATTCAAAGATGTGAATAATTCATCCATAGAAGCAACTCCCCATGCCGATGCTTTGGATTGGATTATCGGAGAAATGGAAGAATGCGTAAACTTGGTTGATGACCAGACCTATGATAAGTCTCCCTCTTATATCAAAAAGAATACAGTAATGGGTATCCTTGCCCGCGTATACTTGTGGCGTGCCGGATATCCCGCCAACGGCGGACAGCCTTACTATGCCAAAGCTGCATATTGGGCCAATGAGGTAAAAAAATCGAATAAGCATAAGATGAATCCGGATATCTATGCTATCTGGAAGAACATGGCAGCCGACAAATATGATACCGAATACAATGAAAGCATCTGGGAAGCCGAATTTATCGGTAACCGTACTGCCGACGGCATAGGAAACTATACAGACGGGCGTATAGGAAATGTTATAGGCAATCTTCAAAAATGCACCAAAGCTACCGGTAAGGGATACGCCTATGGCTTTTATGCAGCCACTCTGATACTTTGGGATTTATTCGAAGAAAACGATAAGCGCCGCGACTTGTCCATCGCTCCTTATTGGTATGATGTAAACGACAACAAGAAAACATGGACAAACAAACAGATTGTCCAACGTTCATGTGGAAAGTTCCGCCGCGAATGGGAAACCTCTTCTATGAAAGAGAAGAGTTATACTCCTGAAAACTATCCTATTTTACGTTATGGTGATGTCCTTTTAATGCTGGCTGAAGCAGAAAATGAAGCCCATCAAGGACCTACGGATTTAGCATACGAATGCATTAATGAGATACGCCAACGTGCAGGCATATCCAAATTGGAGGGTTTGTCCTATACAGACTTCCAACAAGCCGTCCGTGACGAACGTGCCCGTGAGCTCTGTTTTGAGTCTCTGCGAAAATATGATCTGGTACGCTGGGGTATTTATGTAGAAGCCGTACACGACAAATTAGGAGCTGCGACTCAAGATAAACGCTGGGCTACAGGAAACCAGTTTATCGGTGCACGCGATTATGCAGCACGTACACAAGAAAAACACCAGTTCCTCCCCATTCCGACAAAAGAACTGGATGTAAACGGCAAATTGGAACAGAATAAATATTGGCAATAA